One region of Budorcas taxicolor isolate Tak-1 chromosome 3, Takin1.1, whole genome shotgun sequence genomic DNA includes:
- the EXO5 gene encoding exonuclease V, translating into MAETEEEETVSEEASGFSDLSDSEFLDLEDTQESSASPSKPGPSYELPGKDDKRIRLPKWKRRLDVSSPMERFHLKYLYVTDLSTQDWCEQQMVYGKEFSGFLTPEKSAILDTGASIHLARELEVHDLVNIPITSKEDAWAVKFLNILSMIPTLQSEGRIREFPVFGEVEGVLLVGVIDELHYTASGELELAELKTRGNPVLPSDAQKKKDCFQVSLYKYIFDAMVQGKVTAASLIHHTKLHPEKPLGPSVLRHAQQGGYSVKSLGDLIELVFLSLTLSDLPLIDSLKIEYVHQETATVLGTEIVAFEEKEVRSKVQHYMTYWMGQREPQGVDVEEAWKCRMCNYADICEWKKSGGLTSATQEPQVKKAK; encoded by the coding sequence ATGGCAGAGACTGAGGAAGAGGAGACAGTGTCAGAAGAGGCTTCTGGATTCTCAGACTTGAGTGACTCGGAATTTTTGGACCTGGAGGATACACAAGAGTCAAGTGCTTCACCTAGCAAGCCTGGTCCTTCTTATGAATTACCTGGGAAGGATGACAAGCGCATAAGgttaccaaaatggaaaagaagattgGATGTCTCATCACCTATGGAGCGATTTCATCTTAAATACTTGTATGTCACTGACCTGTCTACTCAGGACTGGTGTGAACAGCAAATGGTATATggaaaggagttttctggtttcTTGACACCTGAGAAATCAGCTATTTTGGATACTGGTGCCAGCATCCATCTAGCTAGAGAACTAGAAGTTCATGATCTTGTGAATATCCCCATCACCAGTAAAGAAGATGCTTGGGCAGTCAAGTTTCTGAACATATTATCAATGATTCCTACCCTGCAGTCAGAAGGGCGCATCAGAGAGTTTCCAGTGTTTGGAGAAGTGGAGGGTGTGCTTCTTGTTGGTGTGATTGATGAGCTGCACTATACAGCCAGTGGGGAACTGGAACTGGCTGAACTCAAGACACGTGGGAACCCTGTGCTCCCTTCagatgctcagaaaaaaaaagactgttttcaAGTCAGCCTGTACAAATATATCTTTGATGCCATGGTACAGGGGAAAGTGACTGCTGCTAGCTTAATCCACCACACAAAACTGCATCCAGAAAAACCACTGGGACCTTCAGTGCTGAGGCATGCCCAGCAGGGAGGCTACTCTGTGAAGTCCTTGGGTGACCTCATAGAACTGGTCTTCTTGTCTCTAACACTGTCTGACCTCCCACTTATTGATAGCCTGAAAATTGAGTATGTCCACCAAGAGACTGCCACTGTGCTAGGTACAGAGATAGTGGCCTTTGAAGAGAAGGAGGTGAGAAGCAAAGTGCAGCATTATATGACCTACTGGATGGGCCAACGAGAGCCTCAAGGGGTTGACGTGGAGGAGGCCTGGAAATGCCGGATGTGCAACTATGCAGATATCTGTGAGTGGAAGAAGAGCGGTGGGTTGACCAGTGCCACGCAGGAGCCACAAGTCAAAAAGGCCAAATGA